tttataggctGAAAGTTTCATGGACAATCTCTTATCTTCATAATAACTTGTATATTCATAAAAAGGGCTGTTTGGTTcccaggctaaactttagcccctgtcacattgaatgtttagatactaattaggaatattaaatgtatactatttacaaaacccattgcacagatggaggctaaatggcgagacgaatctattaagcctaattagcccatgatttgacaatgtgctgctacagtaaccatctcctaatgatggattaattaggcttaatagattcgtctcgccgtttagcctctatctgtgcaattagttttataagtaactcatatttagtccttctaattagcctccaaatatttgatgtgacacagactataaactttagctcaagaatCCAAACGCCTCCAAAGTTAAGACATGAATTGCATTAGTGTTGAATCTTACCTGAAGTTTTAATGCATGTTTGAACCAGTCGTAAGACAAATtacatatgtataaaaattgaGATTCCACTAAACAGGTAACGTAGAATTCAAAAGATTGGTATGCTTATTATTATCAAAGATGTATCTGCACCCGATTAGGAGGTGAAACAAGTAAACTAGAAGTTTGTAGATGAGAATTTAGAAGTAGGCAAGAAACCGTAGCACCGGACATTTATGCTAGTCCTGCCACGAGGAGAACGGATACCTGCTGGTATTACGAAGACCAAAGCTGGAAAACCAGAGCCAAATAAATAATTGTCTTCTTCTCTTGCCCCTTcgtgtctctctctctctcctcacccACCCGCCCCGAgatctcccccctctctctcctcgcgcccgctctctctctctctctctctacctctTTGATCCGGCaatggccgcctccgcccctgccaccgccggcgagctgctACGCATCGACCCTCTCGAGCTCCGCTTCCCATGTACGTGCGCCTCCCTGTCTCCCGCTCTGTTTTTTCTTCGTTCTTTGTGGGGAAAAAAATCCCTTTTTTCTTGTTTCTGCCGGCGTGGATCGATAGGCTCGTGACCTTGTTGATGTTTTCCCCTGAGCAGTCGAGTTGAAGAAGCAGATCTCGTGCTCCATGCAGCTGTCGAATCTCAGCAACGACTACATCGCCTTCAAGGTCCGTTTGTCCTTCgctgtttctttttcctttcttggaTGCTCTTTCCCTTCCCATGTGAATTATCTCATCTTAGAACCCTAGAAACGGATTGATATCATGTTTTTTGGGCCTATGGTGCTGGCTGATGGGTTTGTGGTTGACATTCCTGCAAGTCCGTTTTTCATGAATTGAAACAGCGAATTTGACCCAAAAATTGGGGCCCGTTATATTGGTCTGTGAAGACGTGCCTTCAATTTGGACGGTTACTGCATCAAAGGGCGATTTGCGCGATTCAGATAAACTTTAGATTGTTTGTTCTCTTGGTGCTTGCTTTTCTGTCGCTAACACTTCTGAGGTATTAGATAGCTAATGGTATCATTATAGGTTTGGGTCATGGAGGGGTCATTATTTTCCTGTGATACCCAACTGTTATATGATTGTTAAACGATGTAGTCTCTGCAGTGAGGTTATTCTTTATTTACCTTGCTTTTCTAACAATGGTCAGTGTAGCGCCCTTTGTATTATTTAACTGCCTGTAGTTAGTCGAATAGTTAAGGCTAATAGCGATGCATTAGTGGTTTAAGGCTAATCTTGAAAAGGCAGCATACATTCAAGGAGTTCTTATTGCATTTTATTTGACTGTTTTCTTTGTTGATTCAGGTGAAAACTACTAGTCCAAAGAAGTATTCAGTGCGACCCAATACAGGGGTTGTCTCACCACGGTCTACTTGCGATGTCGTTGGTCTGTGATTCTTAGCATTTCCCAACCTTATTTATATATGGGCAAATCATCATCTAACCTTGTGCTGTTTATTTGTTTATCTGTGCTGTTGCAGTGACAATGCAAGCACAACGGGAGACCCCCCCTGACATGCAGTGCAAAGATAAGTTCTTAGTCCAAAGCATTGTTGCTCCTGCTGGTATTATTACTATGAAGGATGTCACGGCGGATATGGTAATATTTCTTTCTTAATCACTTTTTACAAAGAATCTGATGAAACATTATATACAGAAGGGAAAAGGCACGAGTTATGAACTCGTTTTTTATGGAGATATAATTTTCCATGTCTTTTAGCACTCTTTATCCAAATTGACTTTAGAGTGCAGCTATGATAAAACTTTGGCATTAATTGTTGTGCTGCTGGCTTGACAGTTTACAAAGGAGTCAGGGAATAAGATGGAAGAGGTCAAATTGCGAGTGACCTACGTTGCTCCTCCACAGCCACCCTCTCCAGTTCCAGAGGAATCTGAAGAAGGTTCACCGTCTAGGGCTTCTGAATCAGAAAATGGAGATGGCCCTGCTGGGGGATTCACCAGAGTGAGttactatatatttttttcattttccatttttttcattGGGATGATaatatatttttgaaataatTGCAGGCACTGAGAGAGCGCATGGAGCCTCAAGAAAAATCTTCAGAGGTCTGTTATTATTTTGATTAGTATAAGATTTCATAATAGAGTTGGCATCTTTTGTATTCTGTTTCCTTTGGTTTtgtatttttctatattctctcTTATACTCTGGGAGTGTTGGCATTGCAGGCTGGAGCTTTGATTTCCAAATTAACTGAAGAAAAGAACTCCGCGATTCAACAGAATCATAGGCTTAGACAGGAACTTGTAAGTGAAGCATCACATTTTATCTTTCTATCCTATTGTACTACAGCTTCATACTGCGAATGCTGTAAGTtcataaaaaaaaggaatttaTGTCGAATAATCCACCTATTAGATGATAATGCTTTGATCCCTTTTTCGTTATCTCATCagtacaaaagaaaaaaaatcacaaaatagTTGTGGCGGTAATCCTTATATCATAGGATATTTCACTTCATGCTTAATTTTATGAGAGAAGCAACAAAGGGATTTTCGCTATCCTCTGGTGATGATTTGAGTGGACTTGATTACTATAATAATAGATTATGATGATACCATATAAACAAGTGAGCCCCATATGCTGGTTTGCACTTTTCCTTTCACATGAATCTACAAGCACAACCAGCAACATGAAAATTCAATGGCACATGATTGTTATGCTTTCGATGCTAATAACCAGCTGTAGGGTAGGGTGAATATAGACAAGGGATCTATCTCTCAATCTGTTTGAactaatgtacttgtttaaatTAAGTATAAAAATTAAGATCCCTATTGACTATGTTTTAGTGTTAAAAATTTATTGCCATGTAGGGCCAATAGGTCATACTCACAATAACAGATTTTGACATGGTTACAGTCCAAACTTTAAATGCTTCCTACTTTACCAGAATTTGTCCATACCCTAGTTTTGGCCATGCCCAAATTTTGGCTTGGCACACTAGAGTCACAAATGATGAAATGAAGGATGGGCCTAGCACAATGGTATGCTGCCTGTTTCCTGGGTTCTAATTAGCCTCCTTGCAAAATAAGCATGGGTAAGGCTGAAATTGGCCCCAGGCTCCCACCAGCACTGGGTGCACCCTTTCTGAAACAAAAAGGGCCCTTTAAGAACAAAATCAATTTCGTTTGTGAGATATAACATTTGACAGCGCAAAAAAATACAGCACACaccttttattttatatttttcattGTCCTTTCCTTCACTCTGTCATTTTATATTTCTGATAAAACAAGGTCTAGTATGACCCTGAAATTTTATATGCTTGCCCATCACCAATTCTCTACATGTACGAGTTTTTCAAAGAAAAGTCTTCTAAACATGTTTAATGAAGGGTTTTGCACAATTCTAACAAGGGGGTGGTTTCCACTGAGTATATCCTTATAAAATGCATCCACGTAAATACCAATCCAAAATCAGCTTTTCAAAAGCCACAATCCAGAATTAGCTTTCCCAAGAGTCAGAGCTCAAAGAAACAGGCCCTATggtcaaaagaaagaaagaaaaagaaacaggcCCTTGGTCAATCTACACTCAAATGTTTGACATTGGTGTGTCCATGTTAATGCTAGCAGCATGAATGCATGATGTGCTCCATTGTTAATGAGCTTTGAAAATGCTGCTAATCTTTTTTTAACTAATTCATGAAGCAATATTTGGagattgttgttgtgttgcttGCTGATGCTACCATATACTAGCTTGTCAGTTCAGTACTAGTTGGCCTCCACAAGCTTCTTGTACTGCTTACTGTTTTGCTGTTGTTACTGCCTACAATATACATTTTTATGTTCTAGTTGCTCATTAACTTTTGTAATTTTGAAGCTTGAAGTTGTTTTCAATTTGTATTTGATCCAAGatgcattgatttttttttctaacattttttttttcaattcacTGATTCTGCTTGAGTCTTACAACAGATCCTATGTTTAAAGTTCATGTTTTGGCCAATGATCTACCTAGTAAATTGCACCAAGAACCTCCTGATGAACAATTATTGTGTCCTAAAATGCAGTAATATCTAACCATTTAGGCTTATGCTACATCTACTAGAGAGTAGAAACTAGTCCTTTATCGTCCTTCATTTCTGTTGAAGCTGTAATTCAATGTTGTTTGTTTCTGTTCATGTGGCAGGATTTGGTTAGACGGGAGATCAGCaagaggcgaggaggcggcttCTCCTTTATCGTTGTCATAATTGTTGCTTTGATTGGCATATTCCTGGGTTATCTGATGAAGTCGTAATTCTTTCAGCCATATCAAAGACATTCATGCaagtaatgtttgggaactcaAAAGGACCATTCAAGTCAGATGTCTTGCAGTTCTCCGTCCTGTTTTGTCGATATAGGAGTC
The genomic region above belongs to Setaria italica strain Yugu1 chromosome VI, Setaria_italica_v2.0, whole genome shotgun sequence and contains:
- the LOC101768173 gene encoding vesicle-associated protein 1-2, which translates into the protein MAASAPATAGELLRIDPLELRFPFELKKQISCSMQLSNLSNDYIAFKVKTTSPKKYSVRPNTGVVSPRSTCDVVVTMQAQRETPPDMQCKDKFLVQSIVAPAGIITMKDVTADMFTKESGNKMEEVKLRVTYVAPPQPPSPVPEESEEGSPSRASESENGDGPAGGFTRALRERMEPQEKSSEAGALISKLTEEKNSAIQQNHRLRQELDLVRREISKRRGGGFSFIVVIIVALIGIFLGYLMKS